The DNA window ACCGGCGATGTGCCGCGCCGGAGGCCAGGCCGGCTTCGACCATGGTCAGCTCGTACTGGTCGGTCAGCAGTGCAGTGGAGCTCACGGGGGCAGAGGATTCGTGTGTCACAGCCTCCAGCGTAGAATATCGGCCATGAGTTCCGTTCAGGGATCCACGCTCACCCGTGAAGAGACTGACCTCAGCACCCGGTCCCTCCAGCAGCGCCCGTACCAGGTGGTGGTCTGGAACGACCCGGTGAATCTGATGTCCTACGTCAGCTGGGTCTTCCGCTCCTACTTCGGTCACTCCGAGGCGCGCGCCCACGAACTCATGCTGCAGGTCCACCATGAGGGCCGGGCCGTGGTCGCCGGCGGCGCGCGTGAGAAGGCCGAGCGCGATGTGACCGCCATGCATCAGTACGGCCTGCAGGCCACGCTCGAGGAATCCGAGTAGTGGCGGTCGGATTCCGCGCCACCTCCACGGGATATCGCGCTGAGCTGGACGCCCACGAACGGCGTCTGCTGAGCACGCTCTGCGGCGATGTCATCCAGCTGCTCGAAGGGCGCGCAGAGACTGGGGAGCACCAGCCGCAGGCCGAGGATGAGACGGACGCCGACGCCGCTACTGGCGCCGACGCCGATTCTGACGCCGACGCGGCAGAGGAGGACCCGCTCTTCGCCCACTTCCGCGCCGAGCTGGCCGGCCTCGGCGAGGAACAGCCCCTGGAGGCTCCTGAGGACCCGGTGCTGCGCCGCCTGCTGCCCGAGGCCTCGGAGGACCCCGAAGAGGCCGGCCAGTTCCGCAGACTCGCCGAGGCCTCCCTGCGGGAGGCCAAGATCGCTGACCTGCGGGCGGCGCGCATGTGGCTGGAGAGCTCGCCCATCCGCCTCGGCGAGCAGCAGGCGCCCATCCTGGGCCGGGCCCTGAACGATCTGCGGCTGACCCTCTCAGTCCGGCTGGGCATCGAGGACGACGACGACGCCGAGGCTGTCCATCAGAAGGCCATGCACTCCAAGGCCAAGGACACGGAGAGCTTCATGGCCGAGATCTACACGTTCATCACCTGGCTGCAGGAGACGCTGTTCAGCGCCATGCTCACGCATCTGCCCGACGCCGAGGGCGGTGACGAGTGAGAGACCGCAACGCCGCGATCGGCAT is part of the Nesterenkonia lacusekhoensis genome and encodes:
- the clpS gene encoding ATP-dependent Clp protease adapter ClpS gives rise to the protein MSSVQGSTLTREETDLSTRSLQQRPYQVVVWNDPVNLMSYVSWVFRSYFGHSEARAHELMLQVHHEGRAVVAGGAREKAERDVTAMHQYGLQATLEESE
- a CDS encoding DUF2017 family protein, translated to MAVGFRATSTGYRAELDAHERRLLSTLCGDVIQLLEGRAETGEHQPQAEDETDADAATGADADSDADAAEEDPLFAHFRAELAGLGEEQPLEAPEDPVLRRLLPEASEDPEEAGQFRRLAEASLREAKIADLRAARMWLESSPIRLGEQQAPILGRALNDLRLTLSVRLGIEDDDDAEAVHQKAMHSKAKDTESFMAEIYTFITWLQETLFSAMLTHLPDAEGGDE